ccgtgtgaccggttttgaccccaacagtcaGCGGAGATCTCCTCTCTTTGGTTCTGTGTGTCAGACATGTCAGATGTCACTTTTTGTACTAGCCGGCCTCAGTTTGTAGGGTCGTCAACCGATTTATGTCTAAGAATGtcggtcgatttgttgttgcgtctgtcgatcgatgcggatgcttctggtcgacgggcaatgtaactctgaatttCCACTAGTTCCCCTTGTATAGCTTCTATCTTAGAAGTTAAAGCACTAATGCTAAAGTctattgggaaatagatgtcatcacatctcctatcaagcctctcttctgtagtttccagagtTCTGTAGAactcttctaccaactgatcaatctctgctctggtgtgaaaatctggttgagacttcatcggGTGTGAGTTCTTTGggtcgtcgtcgatcgatgttgggtgGTGTCTATCGATCGATGCCGGTCGATGTTTGTCGGTCCCATGCTGAATCttggctatgtcttgcctcatctcctccatgcatgtattcaaccaactgatgctatcattcagtggatagtagacaccatcaagcttcatctggaaatcACCTTCTTACTTCTCTTGggctccacagactccatagaacatctcattgatctcgtccttggtgtagatctctggtaccagcttggtctgtgtgaatgagctagcatgttctggaagacatatgtagctgtGCTCATATCTCAAAGCTCTTTCCATTAGCTTTCTGATATCCTCTTTGGACACATTGATGATGTGTCCATCCACATCTCTTGCACatccctgatcatctctgtagactccatattcaTCTTTCTCTTCCTAGTAGAATTTTTTCGTTCGGAAAAGGTCAAAAGCTCTTCTGCCGAATTCTGGacatctgtcgatcgatggtgggaTGTTAACATCGGTCGACGGTCGAGTAGGATGTCGATAATTCTTCTTGAAGCGATTGTCTATGCAACCAGATATGTCATAGACTTCTTTTGTACCCTTCTGAGTTGCTGGGACTGTGCGTTGTTGCATGAAGAGATTGTCTACTCCATTAGCCATCTGAAGAATGTTTGCAATttcctctctggatacttgcaGTACATGTCCAACTATTTCTCTTGCGTAGCCAtatgggtccctgaaaataccaaattcttCTAGTGTTAGATATTGGTTAtcagaattagggttttcgcttacagtggattttggttttggacggatgtcgatcgatgatggaaGCTtttcatcgatcgacgggcGGTTGGCTCTGTCGGTAGAATGGCTGAAATGTGTTCCTTCCCCAGTAGCTTATGCTTTCTGTTGATCTGCTCCATCACGACCTCGCACGTTGAAAAGTTCCTCATATGTGAAACCTTCATGAGGTTCATCTGCTACTGCTCATGAATTGTCGTTTCTACTGCATAGCTTTCGTGATGgtgatcatctgcccaactgccaatcgAGTAGTCTCCTTCTCGCACATGGTCGAatccagtgtcgatcgatgggtagtaggcaatgtcggtcgatgctcgtttTCGGTTTCTCTGATGAGgttcagtgtcgatcgatgtcgagactgttatgtcgatcgatggtgcattccTCTTCCAAGACGAATGATGTAGAAGTttgtcttcctcatcaagaatTGCTATGTACTCTGCAGCTCGTTCCTCGtcataatcttcatcatactcctaTGTATGCATGGTGTGTCTGGTGTAGGCTGTCATAGTGGGGTTATAGTAATCGTTCTCACAATCTTCTGGgctactgtcgatcgattcttctCTTGGTGCGTCGGTCGATTTCTGCtgggcactgtcgatcgatgttgcagtgtgagtttcgatcgacaCTGAGTATTATATCTCGTATTCGGATCCAGAGTGGCAAGgtgcaatgattcctggatcattaattctggaggacgtctgtggcttcttgactggaatagGGTTGTAGTGGACATGAGGATCTATAAGCGTTAGGCACAATTGGTTGGTTTGaaagttgcacactgctcctactgttgacaagaaagctctcccaagtaatagagaagagttccagtttagcttgatatccaagacttggaaatcaactggaactagggcattaccaatctgcacctctaggtctctcacaatccCTCCTGAGTTtctctgagaacaatccacgAAAGTGAATAATTCTTTGGAACCTagctccacctgcagacccagatggtctgccataaccctaggtaggatgctgactgatgctcctgtgtcgcacaaggcatgtgaAAACTTaatacccttcaccgtacaTGGTTTTGCAAATTGCCCTGGATCGCTCTTCTTCTTTAGTGtaatcttcttcctcatcttttCCCTAGCTTCACAGAAAATTCTCCTAACGTCTTCTTCAGTCTCCTTtttttctctgaagaacatccaatATATGTCGGTAAAATAGGCTTCCTCGAATGGCTTTTCTAAAGGAATCCTGAAAACTCTCTTTTAGAAACTTTCTCTTTCCTCTTCATTTTCAGATGTTttgccactttttcctttcttttcctctgGGTTCTTCCCATAGGAACCCTAACAACTTCCACAAGATTTgctccatcatctgaaggtatCCTGACGGTCTCTGGTGGGttttctgaaggtttgggttttggcctgagtgcattaagacgtgcaacatctatctttggcatctgcactcgaTACGTAagaggtgctcgtcgatcgatggacgctggaggttgtcgatcgatgtcggtctctctttgtcgatcgatgggagtatcagaatgtcgatcgatgtttacgTAAACAGAGCTGGGCGGAcgtgggtgttttgctgcgaactcctcatGAGTCAGAATCCTCACAGCATTGCAAGATGTGATTGATTCCGTAagtgtcatcgatcgatgccctggagagcctgtcgatcgatttggattGTCATCCGTCAATCGATGTTCGAAgtctggcgtcgatcgacaccagtgcgatccgccgaaactcatcgaactttctacttcgaaatctccttcttgcagcttctcttgcTTCActacttgccagaaatcatccccaatgatggcattcacgtggtgcttcatcacatcatctcctGCCCCTCTTGTCAAAGCTTCCTATCTCTTAACAACTTCTCatgtctgaacaacctgcatctccagcttcttcacatgagtgctcaaagtctcaaactttgtgttcaggttggtgcagacagaatcaatcttcccattgaagtccactgtcatgcgctgctgtccctcaagaaccctatcaagcatctcttcaatcttgctctcttgagtaggcggtggtggcttctggtagtaggagtttCCATAAcccatgttgttgttgtagttgttgctgtagggtttctggagctgcgaactctggttgaaattaATCCTATTTtcataggagtttctgtttctaccatggtttccagaaccttggaattcagttccactgatgaagttcacatcttcttcttcctctgctctacccactgtgtctacagcctctgcatcttcaaccaaacagacctgcttcctgagaagcttgtgaacactgtccagctttgccttcacttcatccatctgatcattcccaaggatggtggcagatcttTTCCTCTCAAAGTCTGTGTTCTTGGTGTTGCTGCTAGATGCTAAGTTCTCAATAACTTTCACAGCCTCCTCTGGAtacctggtgttgaagttcccattcctggaagcatcaagagccatctggtactgcaccgtgATGCCTCTGTAaaaagtactgagcagttgtacttaattgaatccatggtgtggacagtctctctgataagacttgaatctgatccaagaacTTTTGAATGATTCTgtaggctcctgagtgaatgtagcaatcttgcttctcaagtcttcagcactcgcttcatcaaagaagttgcataagaatgcattcttgatgtcactccaggatgtgagagatcctggtggtagctgcttaagccaatgcgaagcatctccagcaagtgagtacttgaagagcgtTCATAAgaggtagtcttcagagactccctcgactttaatatcagatataagatcctcgaacctctccagatggtccataggatgctcgttagataacccatagtaggttgtctgtcccacgagtgtgtagtactgcggcttcaactcgaaattcctctgaatagttggaggacgaatggctgatctgttggtgtagaactgatccggacggttgtagtcagccaatgtTCTGGGTCGAGCTGTctcatctacaggtagagtAGTGCATGTAGAATCAGTATCAGACTCAAGGATTGCAGCCAcctgagcatctatcctctgacctgctgcattacgcagatgaccctcctggtcatgcatgTCTCCTCTCTCATCACGTACAAGAatcaaagtcgcaaccatgtctcacgattcagtatcgatcgatgttcggactgaagtatcgatcgatgtcggatggaagatatcggtcgacggaagatgagtgtcttcggtcgacgGTGGTGAGCGAGTGTCGGTCAACGGGACTAGTGCCTGATTCGAGGGTGGCTGACGAAAATCGAGCGACGAAcaagtgttgttgtcgatcgataagGAGCGCgcttctttgcggattgaatgctccaagcttgcaggatctggtgagaatagcagttgagtttccttgttgcttctggtactgctgggcatgtacctgaatatccaagaaaaaaaattttgtgtcaGAAATTGGTTTTAAACTTAACTAGAATCAAATCTAATAGGCTATCAAAGCTCTCCGGCGACGGCGctaaatttgatatcactcaaattaccctaaggagtgattttactctctcaaataagaggttgaattgtagtacttagggatcgaatccacaaggagctagggaacctaataaccCTAATTGGATTTGTTAAGTAAGgtggtttaatgatttaaatgtaaagttgcagttgtttgagcaagtaattgctcgattgattggttgaggtttgggtgcttaaaaaggaaatagctagacttagggtttttattcaggaaatttggaattataatcctatagatgcctaacaagttGCATGCATAATattgtagagctcaacacttataaacgaaccactaggctctcgctttctaggttcgtttattgaccagtgtcgatcgatgattctatatgaatatcgatcgatgcactatttgaaacgtcgaccgattattctatttgaatatcgatcgacgctattggtcaagcgttaatgcgctggttgaatgtgctcactaagctcactagatcagctctcgccttactctagcaagaatcttagctcagttagaatggtTTCAGGACGAGATTAAAGCTATCGCttatatctaacaatcctagggcaagttataggtagctaatctaagatcatgcattaatgacaatccaaatgattaatatcacaacttaacaatctatagttggggctaatccctcataacctatttaacaAGAGAACTACATGGTCaaacaattcataacagcaataagGTATGAAAACtgcattagaatagtaaatagatatcaatggagttccaatcacaaatataactttggatcttctctccaatctatcaaaatcctagaaaacctttgctgtgaaaatagtaaaacaagaaaagcacactttgcctctaacatgttggcaaatcttatataattatgttaaaactcgtcaggggtaatcttgtaaattggtgaagacttgggcttcaagtcggctgtgaccaaaggggctttctgcgcgctttgctgtcgatcgatgtcaagatgtgaacatcgatcgattattcctcttcaatatcgaccgTTGGTCGAGCTCGATGATCATCttgggtgcttactccaaatatctccaaaatgctccaaaatcatcacttatctccaaatcactcctgatcctataaatatactaaatagactctataatataataattaatagttaaaacacttataaaccatgggtaaaagtgggttaaatccatggtctatcaacaaCGACTGCGGACACGAGGAGATGCGGTGACGTAGACGTGGAGGCTTCGCCATCAACAGAGATGATAtgtttctagattttttttttttttaaagagagaAGAGCGTagatcccctagactatatttgcgaagtgattttgccacatgttctttccacaatcaatttcacaaaacaaatatgacattgctactgaaattgatgacatggcttccagaaaaatatgacatggataatttccttcaatgttgatttatatttttggaaaacttattagaatatggtaataattcatatattacatttaatattgatatttctttttggtaaactttttttttaaatatggtaatagctcgtacatcaattataaaaaaaaaatatttatatataacatttcaaatttcgaaatattattatttttgtatatttatacaatttgtattactaaagctttcaaaaatttatacagtttaaaaaaaaaaaaaaatatctaatcgtaagattattagtttcttatatatctacaaattttataaatattgtttaggttacatttttgataattatacaattttatatcatttaattagttttatacaaattgatttgatatatatcaaatatatattaaatattagtaaaaaaatagtaaaatctataatatttaataaaatgtatttttaaatataagttaaatttaaaaaattttttactgcacatggtgtaggaaaacacctagttaagCTAGAAAAGAGATGCTACAGATCTGAGAAGTGTTGAGAAACATTTTGGTTCTTTAGATCATTGTAATCAATGGTTAATGTTAATCATGAGGGTTATCCATGTGAATTTTTCCTAACCAATAGAAagttaagaaagaaaaacagaaaaaggaataaaataattataaaactcttcattgttttttgttataattttaactatattagattttaacaaatttagaagtttaaaattttatggatatataaagatttttgaGATGTATTGTTTAAGggggaaattttatgtttaccactttcatggtaccacttttcatctttaccaccactaaaaagacattttcaaaaatattttcttcattaagtgacaaaaaactcttatactctttttatctatatatataataaatcattatttaaataaataaaataaataaaaataataaaaataaaaaaaataatattttttttatgttttcgaattatactttttcaaattcaactttttatatttttgtgaatttttttttgaatttctttttgaaaatcgaaaattatgtttgaaactttttttttaattaatatttttaagtatttaattatatatttattataatcctaaatttcacattccaaaaaccctacccacccctcaactctaaaccctaagtctagattagttaaccctagggtatAAGTGTCTTTCACCCTTCGTTAAAAGTGaaggtaaaagtgattagtataaatataaaaagtggTATACTATGAATGTGGCAATTTCCCTTGTTTAAGTTTGAAGTTTAGTGTGTTaggatataaaattttgattgaaGAGTTTAGGGTAGCTTAATATGAGGTTTaggtttaaatatttgaaattattatttttaaaatattaagtttgaATTTAAacttaagatttaaaattaaactaaaaatatatttaagttttagggttttaagattaaattttaatttttaggatataaaattataaattttagattgaAGGATTtaggtttattatttaatatttgaattaaaattttaaaatatttaaatatgaatTTAAACTTAAGAGTTGAaatcaaaataagaaaatatttaagttttagggtttaaatttaaattaagtttagggtttagagaggGTTGAGAAATGAAATAGAATGAGAGGAAAATTGAAATGAGGGAGAgggaaaaattaattattttcccaaattaattattttcccgctttaATTATGCATAGATTTTCAAAATCGATAGTACTATGTATACTACATTTCCAATAAGCGGATGCAGGATTGAAATCCGACCAACATAGTGTTTGCATTTTCAAAAACGCTATCTTAAATTAAAGGATATGTCAACCATAGCACAAAGGTAAAAAAGACTATCTTCTACTGCTATTAAAACTCATATTTCCTGTAGTGTTTGAGCTTGGAAGATCACACCATTTCTGGTCATTGCGCAGCTCCATCCACGCATGCTCAAGGTTGAACTTCTTCTTATGAGTGTTGTAGAAGATCTCATGcgcttttttgagaacatcagtCTCATTTTGTCCGCTGGTCTTCTCCCTGGTTGCAGCTTCATACGAGCCACATAACTTGCACATGAGGTCATTGATCTTCTGCCACTGTTGCTTACAGTGCATCGGCTCTCTCCGTTCGCACTCTGTAACCTTCTGGTTTGCCGCAAAGTAGGCTGCAATTCTTTTCCAGAATGCACCTGATCTTTGCTCATTTGCTACAACAGGATCTTTGCTCATGTTTAGCCATGAGCCGATTAGCACAATATCATCTGTAGGAGTCCATTTCCTGTGTTCTCTACGCTCTACAAAATTTGACCCACTCCTATATGGATTATAATCCATATCCGAAAGTGTGAAAgacgagagaaagagaagaacaaGAGGAAGGTATGTGTTTAGATGGAAGGGAAGAACAAGAGGAAGGAATGTGTTTTGATggaagatatcatcaatgttaaatatatgataagaaagagaagaaggacTTGACATATATCTAACAACCATCGACTTCATCACAACGCACCAAATAgactagatatatatatatctaactcATTCATCACTCTACACCATCGACTAAACTCTAACCATAAGTTCTTTTTATTACTAACACAACTGTTGGagaaaaatattccatgaagagattactccagCTTCCGGCTTCCAGGTTCCAGCCTCCAGGTTCCGGGTCCCTACCTCCGGCTTCGATGTCCTTGCCCCCGGGTCTTTGTCCTCCTACCGGATTCCAGGCCGAGTGATTTATCCTTCCTTAGGATAAATGGAAATCATCATTTGAAGGTAACCAGCTTAGGCAAGAAGGAGTCTCCTTAGATCTGAGAGAAAGATGAAGTATTCCAATACATATGACCTCCCTAAAGAAAAAGggaaatattctattatctaaggatataatgaatatttccaaatcctaaGAGAGGGAGCACTGTAGAAACccgtaaaaaaaagaaaaaaaggaaagatggtcgagtatctttgtggtggtcgagttgCGGGTGAACAGATTGTTCTTGTTtgaaccatgagtcaagtatTCCACTCAAACatggttagacaatgtggtAGATTTATCCAAATGACGTTTGAAGCATGAcacttttggaagcacgacaGGGAGACCCAAAGTTGagaaaaaaccctaatttcggtattatggaatttttcgaggaagccAGAAGCTcggtaaatattttttctcaagTTCAGAGATCaagtggagtttattaaaaaaattcagagCATCAGAAAGGGCGTAGAaaattatttgggattgattgcgggacgaaaattcaccataAGGGTCGAAATTAgacgaatggaccgagaagcacTAGGTCGCTTGGTGTGAgtgttcagaacgtggtgtcaactgtCCAAAAAGCTGAGTGTCTATAGAAGCTAGAGGTGTGGCCGTGTATGGAAGCAgtacatgcagcttgacatgtagaagcacgaggtggatcgaccaagcacgaggtgtcgccgcgcATGCAACTGAcgcatgcggccagccatgtgtgagctgctgtggcgccttgtatgagttccagtcatgcagactgacatctgggaggagtgttGGCTCCCTGCATGAGTCCTGGCCATGCTGAAAGACATGTGGAGTACGAGGTGCCGCCGtacatgcgtccggagccatgtgGAGCGACACACGGACGGGCACCAACCTGAATCTGATTGGCTGCTGTCTTCTATAAATAGTCCACGACCCCTCTCATTTTTCCACATCCAGACGACACCAAATCCAGTttaaaacgtgagagagaaaccTAAAAAGAAAGCAAGAGTTTCCGAGCTTTTTCGGGAGTTTTAGGCAGTTTTGAAGAACATATTTTCTGCCAGTTTTGAGACAGCGCCTAGGGGAGGTTCTGTTTGAGTGGATATTagtcaagtgaagatcagatcagttcAAGACCAGTCAAGACGTGGGTCTACTTGAGAAGGTCGGGAAAAGGGTTCGGTCGCAGAAGACGGATTTGGGGTCAAGCGTTCAGCCAAAGAACtgtgagttatgatcaattgattgctgagttgttttcatgcaggttcccgttacttagaagttggatcatggcaggaggccgattctaactgagtaacggtttgattagttaatagttgaggtttggttgattgagttgatagcatgcttagttattgcttgTGAATCGTAGTAGCaggctaatggttaggttgattggttagcgAATGctgaatgcttagatgatatcgctgagttgtggatagttaggtatcaGGAATTTAAGTCCTTAGACTTGGTTCTggaatatgattgattgtgttGGCTTGCAATTAgtactaggaaccttgtgttattttatcGGATTTAGTATTAGTCAAATATTGGCCATATAatatttgtgtaacccacaatgctaggcatgtttgaggtggattagtgtttcctcgacctcgtacccagcgggtttaaggaaaccccttattcgctggatcgagaACACTTAGAGAGAcagggtcatggcctatggctgagtggttACACGACGGGGTAGTGACCGACAatgacccgaacgtactgtgggctgtcttgcggtgacccgaacgtactgtgggccgcAATCGTCGTGTGACAACCGGCAGTGGCCCAAACGTATTGGGGCTGTCACTcggtgacccgaacgtactgtgggccgcgttcggttgaaagttccttcttctagTCTTTGTgatagggagataggatattgccgaggaTAGAGGAGGAACACTAAGTCACAAAGGGCCCTAGTTATAGTGTAGAGGGTTGGTGAACCCTAGATTGAGTTGAGTTTGAGTTTAAGTGGTTCGCAAGTCATTAGCGGTTATGATTTCATATCGTTAATTATCTTGCTATTATTATCTGCTGCATATTTCTTATATTGCTTATCTTTTGAACTGGATTGATTtattgttaggtgaacctctcgctttagattgtatGGGGttggatagcgaggggttgtatttgttagttggggattgtaactcgctgagtaatactagattactcactcctcactcgttgttgttttcaggtgacAAGTAGATCGAGTCAGCCTGTAGAAGTCGCGGGGAGTTAGGCCGGCTGGTGTAGagtttgcatctttttgctaAAGACATTTTCTgaatataagtatgtacttttACTCGTTT
This Brassica napus cultivar Da-Ae chromosome C6, Da-Ae, whole genome shotgun sequence DNA region includes the following protein-coding sequences:
- the LOC106412866 gene encoding glutathione S-transferase T3-like — protein: MDYNPYRSGSNFVERREHRKWTPTDDIVLIGSWLNMSKDPVVANEQRSGAFWKRIAAYFAANQKVTECERREPMHCKQQWQKINDLMCKLCGSYEAATREKTSGQNETDVLKKAHEIFYNTHKKKFNLEHAWMELRNDQKWCDLPSSNTTGNMSFNSSRR